A genomic region of Hirundo rustica isolate bHirRus1 chromosome 12, bHirRus1.pri.v3, whole genome shotgun sequence contains the following coding sequences:
- the LOC120758347 gene encoding fibulin-2-like: MARARSRHGPWGALLLLLLLLHAGGCQAQRDCTGAECQALENCIEDVLEPGECCATCLQHGCTCEGYQYYDCVNVGFVNGKVPEGQSYFVDFGSTECSCPKGGGKISCQFMLCPELPPNCIDAVVPADGCPQCGRIGCLHQGQKYVAGHTFHMPPCKVCHCPNAGGELMCYQLPDCDAFPSHTAGPGDAEDGEPERHYDDPYSYDQEASEADGTQVESPKKYGGYSSHPEHESLSREQGEDYDYPAASVAPSARPQAEGTAAAPAGSAEPRRRLPRTTAPSLRQATRHQAPATTGAPPQHATAATEPPPRPEEERRPKGSRERHEQERAPHSKMKKHARKEEPESSTYQGLKEVNFTEPGPTRSSRESLEGNGFPKVKFSATTSPPVALEEERSPSSPRQSQTLYRYHPEEDGDPNSIHANPRLPEGSTKELIESCCGAGQQWAIDNGECTEIPVSGTDGDICSPGPGVP, encoded by the coding sequence ATGGCCAGGGCCCGGAGCCGGCACGGCCCTTGGggtgccctgctgctgctgctgctgctgctgcacgcGGGCGGCTGCCAGGCGCAGAGGGACTGCACGGGCGCCGAGTGCCAGGCGCTGGAGAACTGCATCGAGGACGTGCTGGAGCCCGGCGAGTGCTGCGCCACGTGCCTGCAGCACGGCTGCACCTGCGAGGGCTACCAGTACTACGACTGCGTCAACGTGGGCTTCGTCAACGGCAAGGTGCCCGAGGGGCAGTCCTACTTCGTGGACTTCGGCAGCACCGAGTGCTCGTGCCCCAAGGGAGGCGGCAAGATCAGCTGCCAGTTCATGCTGTGCCCCGAGCTGCCCCCGAACTGCATCGACGCCGTGGTGCCGGCGGACGGCTGTCCGCAGTGCGGCCGCATCGGCTGCCTGCACCAGGGGCAGAAGTACGTGGCGGGGCACACCTTCCACATGCCCCCCTGCAAGGTGTGCCACTGCCCCAACGCCGGCGGGGAGCTGATGTGCTACCAGCTGCCCGACTGCGACGCCTTCCCCTCGCACACGGCCGGTCCCGGGGACGCCGAGGACGGCGAGCCCGAGAGGCACTACGACGATCCCTACAGCTACGACCAGGAGGCCTCCGAGGCCGACGGCACCCAGGTGGAGTCTCCGAAGAAGTACGGCGGGTACTCGTCCCACCCGGAGCACGAGAGCCTCAGCCGGGAGCAGGGCGAGGACTACGACTACCCGGCGGCCAGCGTGGCGCCCTCGGCCCGGCCCCAGGCCGAGGGCACGGCCGCGGCGCCCGCGGGCAGCGCCGAGCCCCGCCGCAGGCTGCCCCGCACCACCGCGCCCTCCCTGCGGCAGGCGACGCGCCACCAGGCGCCGGCCACCACCGGGGCTCCTCCGCAGCACGCCACGGCCGCCACCGAGCCGCCCCCGCGCccggaggaggagaggaggccgaaagggagcagggagaggcacgAGCAAGAGAGAGCCCCGCACTCTAAGATGAAAAAGCATGCCAGGAAGGAAGAGCCAGAGAGCAGCACGTATCAGGGCTTGAAGGAGGTGAACTTCACGGAGCCGGGCCCAACGAGATCGTCCCGTGAAAGCCTCGAGGGGAATGGGTTCCCCAAGGTGAAGTTCAGCGCCACCACCTCTCCTCCCGTTGCTCTGGAGGAGGAGCGCAGCCCGTCGTCCCCGCGGCAGTCGCAGACGCTGTACCGTTACCACCCCGAGGAGGACGGCGACCCCAACTCCATCCACGCTAACCCCAGGCTGCCTGAAG